The genomic window GCCCGGGTCCTGCGGCCCCTGTTCCTGCACTGGGCCGAGGCCTGCCGGGCCGACCCGGCCCTGGCCGCCCGGTTCCTGGCGGCGGCCCGGCCCTGAAACCTTCGGCCCGGGCATCGACAAGACCGGCCAAGCGTGTATCCTCACCGTGCGCAATCCCGCGCCAAACGGCCCGTACGCAACAAGGAGCCCGTCATGAAGATCGCGCTGGTCACCGGCGGCAGCCGGGGCCTCGGCAAGAGCATGTGCCTGCACCTGGCCCGCAAGGGCCGCGACATCGTCCTGACCTACCGGGAAAAAAAGGCCGAGGCCATGGCCGTTGCGGCCGACATCGAGACTCTGGGGCGCAAGGCCGTGGCCCTGCCCCTGGACGTGTCCCGAAGCGCCGATTTTCCCGCCTTCGCCCAGGCGCTCGGCCAGGCGCTTCGCGAAACCTTCGGCCGGGAGGACTTCGACTTCCTGGTCAACAACGCCGGCTACGGCGTCCACGCCGCCTTCGAGGCCACCACCGAGGACCAGTTCGACCGGATGGTGGCCGTCCACTGCAAGGCGGCCTTTTTCCTGACCCAGGCGCTGTTGCCCATGATCCGCGACGGCGGGCGCGTCGTGAACGTCTCCTCGGGGCTCACCCGCTTTTCGTATCCGGGCTACGCCGCCTACGCCGCGGCCAAGGGGGCGATGGAAGTGCTCACCCGCTACCTGGCCAAGGAGCTGGGACCCCGGCGCATCGCCGTCAACACGCTCGCCCCGGGAGCCATCGCCACGGATTTCGGCGGCGGGCAGGTGCGCGACAACGCCGAGGTCAATGCCTTCATCGCCGCCCAGACGGCCCTGGGCCGGGTGGGCCAGCCCGACGACATCGGCGGCGCCCTGTCCCTGCTCCTCGACGACGAGGCCGGCTGGATCAACGGCCAGCGCATCGAGGTTTCGGGCGGCATCAGCCTGTAGGACACGCCAAAACGAACGGGGGCGCCTTCGCGCCCCCGTCCCCAACCGGGCCTTCGCCCGGCGGCCGTTTCCATGACCCGGCCTAGCCGGGGTAGCCCTCGTCGGCCGGCAGGTCGCGGGAATTGGCCGCTTTTTTGGCCAGCACGTCGCAGCGTTCGTTGTCGGGGTGGCCGGTGTGGCCGCGCACCCACTGGAACTTCACCGTGTGGCGCGAAAGCAGCGGCAGGAGCCGGTGCCAGAGGTCCTGGTTTTTCACCGGCTTTTTCTCGGCGTTGATCCAGCCGCGCTTTTGCCAGCCGGCCAGCCAGCGCTTCTCGATGGCGTCGTGGACGTAGCGCGAGTCCGTGACCACCACCACCGCGCGCGCCTCGGCCAGGGCCTCCAGGGCCACGATGACGGCCAGCAGTTCCATGCGGTTGTTGGTGGTGCGCTTGCGGCCGCCGGAAAGCTCCCGGCGCCCGTCCCCGTCCTCCCAGATGGCCGCGTAGCCGCCCGGGCCGGGGTTGCCCAGACAGGCCCCGTCGGTGTGGATGGTCAGCGGCGCCATTGCTGCCTCACTCATGCGTTGCTCCTTTTCCCCGGCCCGCCGCCTGGTCCAGGGATTCGGTCAAAAGTCCAAGGGAAGCCAGGATACCCTCGCGCAGCCGGCCTTGCCGGCAGGCCGCGTCGAGGTGTTCCCGGCCCAGATCGTCGGGAAATCCCGCCGGGAGCGCCGCCACCGCCAGGGGGGCCAAAAGGACGCGGCTGGCCTGGCAGGCCGGATCGGCGAGGAAAACGGCCGTTTTCGGCCCGACCGCCCCGGGCGCCGGCCCCGGGCCGCCGATGACGACCCGCAGTTCCAGGCCGTGGCGATCCCGCAGGTCCCGGGCCTGTTCCAGCACCCAGGCCCGGTCGGCCTCGGCCAGGACCCGGCCGGGGTCGGCGATGGTCCCCGACCGTTGGGCCTTTTCGATCACCGCTTCGAAATGCTTCTGGAAAGCCACCGCCACCAGGGTGAAGATGCCCAGCAGCAGCGCTCCCCGGGCCAGCCGCTCCAGGGGCCGACGGCCCTGGGGCGCGAAAAAGGGCCGCTTCATCCACCCGCCGCGCCGTCTTCGACCTTGCCGTCGCGCACCCGCACCACCCGGCCGCAGCGCCCGGCCAGGCCCGGGTCGTGGGTGACGAGCACCAGGGTCGCCTCGGCGGACAGCGAAAAAAGCAGATCCATGATCCGCCCGCCGGTCTCGCCGTCGAGGTTGCCGGTGGGCTCGTCGGCCAACAAAAGGCGCGGCGACGGGGCGATGGCCCGGGCCAACGCCACGCGCTGCTGCTCGCCGCCGGACAGCTCGGCCGGATAATGCCCCATCCGGTCGGTAAGCCCCACGGCCGCCAGCGCCTCCTCGGCCCGGGCGAAGGCGTCGCGCCGGCCGGAAAATTCCAGGGCGAGCGCCGCGTTTTCCAGCGCCGTCATGGACGGGGCCAGATGGAAGGCCTGGAAGACGATGCCCACGTTTTCCCGGCGAAAGGCGGCCAGGGCGTCCTCGGACAGGGCCGACAGGTCGTGCCCGGCCACCCGCACCGTGCCGGAGCTGGCCTGCGTGAGCCCGGCCAGGAGCATCAACAGCGTGGTCTTGCCCGCGCCGGAAGGCCCCATGATGGCCAGGCGCTCGCCGGCGGCGGCGGCGAGGTCCACCCCCCGCAGGATGTTGACCGGGCCGGCCTGGCTTTGTAACGTCAAATGCACGTCCGTCAACGAAACCATCGCTTCCACCATCGCA from Solidesulfovibrio sp. includes these protein-coding regions:
- a CDS encoding SDR family oxidoreductase, whose product is MKIALVTGGSRGLGKSMCLHLARKGRDIVLTYREKKAEAMAVAADIETLGRKAVALPLDVSRSADFPAFAQALGQALRETFGREDFDFLVNNAGYGVHAAFEATTEDQFDRMVAVHCKAAFFLTQALLPMIRDGGRVVNVSSGLTRFSYPGYAAYAAAKGAMEVLTRYLAKELGPRRIAVNTLAPGAIATDFGGGQVRDNAEVNAFIAAQTALGRVGQPDDIGGALSLLLDDEAGWINGQRIEVSGGISL
- the rnhA gene encoding ribonuclease HI, which gives rise to MSEAAMAPLTIHTDGACLGNPGPGGYAAIWEDGDGRRELSGGRKRTTNNRMELLAVIVALEALAEARAVVVVTDSRYVHDAIEKRWLAGWQKRGWINAEKKPVKNQDLWHRLLPLLSRHTVKFQWVRGHTGHPDNERCDVLAKKAANSRDLPADEGYPG
- a CDS encoding TPM domain-containing protein; this translates as MKRPFFAPQGRRPLERLARGALLLGIFTLVAVAFQKHFEAVIEKAQRSGTIADPGRVLAEADRAWVLEQARDLRDRHGLELRVVIGGPGPAPGAVGPKTAVFLADPACQASRVLLAPLAVAALPAGFPDDLGREHLDAACRQGRLREGILASLGLLTESLDQAAGRGKGATHE
- a CDS encoding ABC transporter ATP-binding protein, encoding MDAMVEAMVSLTDVHLTLQSQAGPVNILRGVDLAAAAGERLAIMGPSGAGKTTLLMLLAGLTQASSGTVRVAGHDLSALSEDALAAFRRENVGIVFQAFHLAPSMTALENAALALEFSGRRDAFARAEEALAAVGLTDRMGHYPAELSGGEQQRVALARAIAPSPRLLLADEPTGNLDGETGGRIMDLLFSLSAEATLVLVTHDPGLAGRCGRVVRVRDGKVEDGAAGG